GCACTCTGCTCTCATCTTGCAGGGACTCGTCAGTGGCCCTAAGATCAAATTTGGTAAATAAAGGTAACCAGGCCTTAGCCGTTTAAGGCCCCTAAGTTTTGGAACGAGCGATCTGCAGAAATCAGGCAAGCCTTGTCTATATCTTCTTTGAAAcctcttttaaaaacacactgcttTAGACCTGCATTGACCGTTTTTAGTGACTTTGCTCTTTTTTAACGTGTTGTCTTTTTGTTCGAATCAACCGTTTATGGCTTATTGTATTTGCTTTTAattgctttattgtttttactgcatctgtttttattgttttatttttttaaacaacgaCATAGTGAATTCAGTGAGTATGAAAAGGAAAAGTTAAGTCAgacaaacataataaaacaaaccaagagGCAAGAGTAGTATAGGACGCCACTAAACATGGCATGAAATAGTAAGCATAATGGGGTGGGTAATCttttacagttgtgtgtgtgttattgctgTAATTTTCTGTAAATTGGTGTGAAAAGGTGTTATGTGAAGTAGCTTAGTAGTAGTTGCATGTCTAGTGTTGTCAGTTAAACGAATATGCAATGATTGTTTCCTCAAATATGTTTCTGCTTTCTAAATGTGGTTTCTCATTGTCAAATGTAGAATGGGACTGTGAAGGGCTCAGTCCGCTCTCTGTGGATCaagagacatgcacacaaatagcTGTTTGTGAGTGGACAGAGGCTGCCAGTCATCTCCACAGCACGCTCAATTGTTTATAAGAATAAGGTGATGTGGAACAGTGCTAGTCCTTACTGGATTACTGGATTTGGAGATTATATTGTATGAATCCTGCAACAGAAATCTCTGACACTCTACTTATATCTACAAAAAAATCCCTTTATTTTTGCATTGGACAAGAAGTTTACATCTTTGAAGCTTTACATTCATCATTTCAGTGatgcattaaaaagaaaagtgggGACATCAAACATTGAGACAGTACTGCTGTATACATGTAGTATATCGGcatctgtttgtcagtgtggaCATGTTGCATCCTTCAGAAGTCATTACCCCCGCATCAGCTGAACGCCCTGTTTTGCCACACTGGTTGGATGATTTGCTGACAGCTGCCTTGGTCTTAAATCAACTCATGCCTCCTGGGTTGATCAGCTTCTCGGCTGTGCTTGTCTCGCCGCAGTCACCACGGATGCACCGACCTCCGCGGCTTTTTCAAATGTCAGTTTAGCCCTCCACACGCCCCGTTAAGGTGTCGGGCTTATCATATATCCCAGCTGCCGAGCAGAAAGTGCACATGAACGCCGCATCAGGTTGTACAATTGAGTCGGGTAAATCGGGACTATAGATGTAGCACAGACTGATTGTGTTGTGACATTTCAGAACATCAGCTCACTGGACCCAGTTTGATCTTATAAAACCTCagtgagacagagtgaaaaTTTTCAGACGTGAAGTCATGTTTGATATATCTAGTCCCCGAAGACGTTTTCCGCTAAGGTTGTTTTAGTGGCAGAAATCTGCAGATAAAGAGTATGCCTCCACACAATCtgcacaacatttatttatgcaaCATTTCAATGCATTGACCTTCAGCCATCAAGAAAGCTTTACTGAAAAGCTATTTTATAACTCAACCCAGGACAGACTGAACCAGTGGGAATCTGATCCCAGTTGGAGAAAGAACAGTACACCTGGGCACTGATCAATCGCCTGTGAAATCTACATGAAataattttatacatttatcaTATGGATCATACCTGATGATCTTTGCAGCAAAAGATCTTGATGGCCAAGGAAGGTCGAAGCACCGAAACGTTGCATATATAACATGTTATGGTGCAGGTGTGTAACCTTTATTTACAGCTatattttacaatttatttgACGTCAAGACCTCTGTTTTTACAGAAATATAATGTACAAACAAAGGAATCAGGTCAGTCAGCCTACAGATAGAACTGTAGACCAAAATCAACTTTTTGcccgatgatgatgattgtgcaAGTTAAATTATATTTGCAAacatagtagttgtagtagtagctgAAGTATTTCTTACAAAAGTATTTGCACTAAGTAGTAACTGCATTAGCAGCAACATGTAGCCTAGATGCAGTAGGAATGAGTGGGAATTGATAATAATGCTgcataggacagtagtggtgctatcttcctctcattgttactgagtgctggatactggctggatgctccaaatgctaactgttagcctcctgccattgaggtggacttccccccagctaacattcataaaaataaccacttgtcctacataacagctaggggagaagagaaataatatcactttcgtcaaaatgggtgaactatccctatTCTAGAGTCTGGTCTGAGCGATAACACGCATCTCATCTTTTTGAGTGGtttctttgtatttgttgtAGGTTCCCTGTTCGATGGGAGGTGTGGGATTCTTGTATTCCCTGTACTCCACTATGGGGTAGGTGACGGCGGTCAGCAGCAGAACGGACAGCAGGATGTACAGTTTGATCTCCAGGCAGATGAAAGTGCTGTAGGCGAAGGCGATGACGAAGCCCAGGGACTCCCACATGCGGTAGTTGGCAAAAGCCGCCTCTTTGGCCCTGGGGAAGAGGATGCCGTACagggctgcaacacacacacacacacagcagccaggtgaaCATCAGCACTACTGACACAAGACACTTACCAAGGAAAACTCCAGAAGGGAGAAGGGTTTGGTATAGTGAAGGATTTGGTGCATTGTGGAAAATGTACAATTGTGTGCCAAAAATgtggattaaaacaaaaaaatagaataaagtaaaaatagaaTGGCTATGTGACATCATTCTCAGGTGTTCAGATCATCATTTCACCAGCTGCCTCAGTGCTGAGCCTGATGTCGACGTGCTGCAGGCTCCTGCTCGGCTACAGCAGCGGTCACATAAATGGCTTTGGAATAACGAAGATAGCGCTACTCTTCCATAACAGGTAGCGCTCACAAACTGAGCAATTTGTGCATCAGTGGCTGTGGGTTTAGACAGCACTGTTCTTATGGGACTTGCTTTGGCTGCTTCTACACAGGACTTAGTGACAGCACAGAGGTTTGGAGTTTAAACGGTCTTGTTTGGTTTGTCAAATGAAGTAGCTTCTCTTTCAGAAAAACCTtatctttttaatttcatgacTAGAGTTACTATTTCGAGGGCTACTAATTCTGTTTCCCTATAATTTTATTCTAATCCAAGTGGAAAAGCGTCTGAAACACCATTTCAGTTGCAGCACGCCAAAACTCTCCTCTGACATCATGATCATCTCTACATGTGTGGAATCTCCAGTAAAAACATGTCATCAGTTCAGATTAGAGATAGACAACACCGACTGGAGCAGGTCTCATTTTTAGAGATGGGGTCCAAATCGGCTCCGTGCATTAGTCTAACACTTGATCAGCTAGcaggtgtgtgtctcctcaccGTTGGTCTGAGTTTGCCAAATAGCGTCCGCCATTCCCCAGAGAGCAGGAAACACGAAGATGACGGCAATCTGGTCAGGATGAGGCTTCCAGAACAGCAGAGCCAGGATGCAGGAGAAGTTGGTGATGGCCGCTGCAAACGGGCAAATCACACTGTCACATAGGTGTTGGCATGCGTCTTCCAATCAGACTTTTGTGAAGAAACCAACCAATTTTTCCCATTCGCAACAGTTGTTTGGTTGTGTGGTGTGAACACTACAGCAGCCTGAGCCCTTTGACAGTCATGTTGGGTGAACTTGGAAAAGGTCATGAACGCCATAACCAAATGTCATGgcgatgctaaaaaaaaaaaaaagcagtattaCCCATTTCGCTGCTGGAGGCActacaggaaaggtcatggtgTCACCAAAACTGCCAGATTTTACCGTTAAGGCAACTCAACTGCCATGAGATTTGGTGACAACAGTCATAGTGACGACTTTGAAGCAGGACGTCACGAAGTGGCTGCTTCTACCAAAAATTCTGACTTtaaaggattttgattatatgcttcgaaatctttagtacccctgtgtatttgcaaaatggtttgtaaaatgtgggccaaaaattcaaaatcactggtgtgatcCTTTAAATCCAAGGTAGAGCAGTGCAGCAGCCGTTTTTTCTTCCTAtgagaattaattaattaagaatTAATATAACCTTCATCGTGCGTGCCCTCAGTGTTTGAACAATAATAATGTGttaattattagttattgtttttgtttttttaatttagtaaaatgtgtataaattaaaaactacaacaaaTCATCTGGTAAATTTGGTATTTACATTATACTCATTTTGTACTCTACTGtataattttttcttttttttttttttttgtcttccagtATTGATGTAGGGTAAGTGGATAAATAGTTTTCTAAAGATGTTAACTATCAACTACTGTCATCTTTAAATACACAGCTTCTTTCCATTAGTGCGCAGTAACCATCTAAGTTCAGTTTGCTAATCACAGACTGCAGGATGCATACACAAAAGACTTGTACAGTGGCACCACTGTGCATTCATTTTCCCCAAATTAGAGAAGCACAGTTTACACTGTGCATCTGCAAATAGAggaataattttaaaaaattacccAGGAAGAAGAGTGCTGCTCTCCCGGTGTACTGAGCCAGCCTTCCAAAGAGAAAGGAGCAGACAGAGTTGGTGGCACcgaaacacatcatcacaaagCCAACATAGTGGATCCCGAGGGCACACGTCACGTAGTTCTGCAGGAGAGACAGCATGAAGAgaaacgatgatgatgatgatgacagtggtAGTGGTGCtgatgaaaatgaagatgaaaaagcTGGTGAATTGTTCTGTAAATGCACCTTCACCTCcagattttatatttattttattcaggaATGACCGAAGGCAAAAAGCAGATGCAACAACAGCACTCTGGGTAGAAATTAGATTATTGTGGTCATTATTTAGATATAAATGTAACTTCCAAAGATATATAGTAGATGATGATCTGAAAAATCTGATGTTTCTgatgtgattattttatgtttctgtattccTCAGCTAGTGTCTTTGATAAACCAAAATCTACACAACAGCACCCTCTCAGTGCCAGCTGTTTCAGGTTTCGTCTTCTCAGGTGGAAAATCCAAACTCCACCGCTCTGTACCGTCACTGAACGCCCCCAAACACAGCAAGAGCTCACCATTTTCTCTTGAGGTGAAATCACATCTCAGATGTTTCTTCATCTGTTTGCTCCGCCACTGAACTTGGGCTACATGTATGTGACACAGAGCTTTTCTACCCAGAGACAAAAAGTGCAACTCAGCCTATAAACCATTGTGGCTAATTACAAGAATTTCAAAAAGTGTTCTAAGTTTGACAGGAAACTAATGTCTAGAGCCTAAACCATGGGTGAATTGCTAGATAGTGCTACCTAATAGACATTGGCTTGACTACAACAGGTAAATAGGCGACAGGATGTAATTGCAGCAATAAGATGTGAAATGGATCTGTTTTCTCCACAGTAtgcacatttttctctgttggaACCGTTCTGCTGGCACTGATAGAAAACAAAGATCTAGAGAGGAGGACAATGGCTTCAGAGGGTTGAacactgcaacaaaaacatatgtGCCGTGCAGGAGATCCCCTCACCTTGGTGTACTCCCCAGAGAGGAAGCTCTGCTCAAAGCCGCTGTACATGGTGAGAGGGATGAGGGTCAACAGCCTCCAGTCCTTCAGGAGTCTGAACGTGGCCAGGAACGTGTGGCAGAACGGCTCCCGGTTCCCACGGAACTGGCTGGTCTGCTCCCGGTCGATGTTGTCCAGAAACACTGCCACGATGATCATGGCCAGCACCCCGACACCTAGCACACAGCACAGAGCATGAGACACAGACCGCAGGGACAGCAGAACATATGCAATGCAGCTTTCCACTGAACTAGGAACTAGAAGCTACCTTGGAAGTTCATTGTCATACTGTAGTGCAGGCCTATTCAAttggcggcccgcgggccacatgcggcccagaagcaattcccaagtggcccagctcgtggttcaaccaaaaaagcagagaaaaacatttgcgagaatgaactcgaaatccctgcagtagttcagaaagtgaatgcaacactccacgttgcctagcaacacacaaccaactcacactgcagcgcgttgttttgaaagttactgatgctagcggctcaaaagtatgtctttttcaacccttaaacgaaaaattgacgatgaaaaccgccgttttaaatgtctggaaaatgtctggcccagcttaaggtctcggttaaaaatctggcccaactgaatttgtaattgaatagccctgCTGTAGTGGAATGAACAGAAAAAGATTATACATTTGGTAGATAATatgttaaacatgaaaaatcactggtatggtcctttatgCATAAAGTTAACTGCATTAGTCAACAATAGCCACTCCCCCCTGCCCTTTCttaaaaaatactattaaaataCTATGATTATTTCCCAGCAATTAACATTAACGCCAACACATAGTCCAATAACtgtaggccaaaattggggtcaacctaggacaaattgcaaaagaagcaaactcaactgattttgtatcctcagtttgtcctgagtgagggaaaaaaaagtcccaaggaatcccattggtggaaagttttgaaaatcacctatatatgaccatataataccaaaaacaccctttttaacacagtTGAAAgaggttcaaaattttactttcagatatcactataaaaattcacaagttgattacacacaccaagataagaaaaaaagtcaattacaagttctttgaattattctgtttacacatccatatcacacattatctgatttgatatgcgctaaatggaaaaaatgccaGAACAGTTATTTAAACAGtcaattaaaaggttactatatatatagtaactttgaattaaaatgttactatataacagtgaattgaAAGGtttctatatatatagtaaccttttaattcactgtttaaatatctgttctggcatttattccttatattccttattaccgcatatcaaatcagataatgtgcgatatgcatgtgtaaacagaataattcaaagaacttgtaattgactttttttcttgtctttgtgtgtggaatcaacttgtgaatttttatagtgatatctgaaagtaaaattttgaacccctttcccctgtgtgttaaaaacagtgttttttggtaatatgtggtgataaataggtgattttcactttttccaccaaTGGctattccttgggacttttttccctcactcaggacaaactgaggatacaaaatcagttgagtttgcttctcttgcaatttgtcctaggttgaccccgattttggcctaaaattactggactaatggTGTAAGGGACAATCCACTCCACCGTGCAATAAAACCCTGAAACACCTCGCTGTGCATTTTCCCTCACTGAGATGGTGTGTGCCAACAGTGTGTGATAAAGATATTACCAATGTAGCATCCGACCAGCGTCCAGACTAGTTTTTCATCTggtctggaggaggaggtgccgttgatcacaacatcacaggcACCCACGCCGCAGAactgcagctgctcctctgtgatgttggctgtcagaaaacacacatttcacacaggaaaacaaacatattCAACAGGGAAAATGTACACTGTAAATAAGGAAAAGCACTATAACCAATAGAAACCATCATTTATAATCATGGTATAATTgctttttgttaaaaatgttttttgacaaATATACAGCCATACTTTGTAAGTAGACGctcaaattaatttatttgcaaCATAACTTATTTGCAGAAAAATTAAGATGAATGTTACTTTTAATCCCTAAATTTCTTTCTGAAAACAAATACTGAAAACTGATGGTGGGACCTTCTTTCCTTCTGGGCAATGTTGGTGCGGTGACAAATTTTAATTGATGATTACCGATATGCTGAATCATATAACATCCTGTGTTCCTGCCAACATCATCATGCTGTCTTGGCAAACACCgtttattattctttttctctcctgaaCTGAACTCATAAACAGGCTGTACCTGGATTTTGACCTTGGACATAGGTGgtggtgtttgcatgtgtgtgtatgtgtgtgtgtgtgtggctgtttggcCATGTGTGGCCATGAGCCATCAAGCAGATGCTTACAACTTTGCATACACGTGCCCATCTCCTGGTGTGTAGGTTTGGTcttgatattttatttgaaacagtttttttttttcttcatgcaatttatgcaatttattttttccagatcTGACTTGCATTGCTCCTACCACACTGTAATCactcaggcaaaaaaaaaaaaaaaaaaaaaagacttatttCCTAATTTCCAGTTTATCGTCTTGAAATTGGAATTGTGGATGAGCGCATGATTGTTCACCAGAAATAGTCCTAGAAATAAACCCGGCTACATCAGCTGCATTTAGTGGAAGGTAAATGGACTGCTTTTCTATAGTGCTTTTCTAGTTGATGATATTTCATCTCTTTTATTCCTAAATTTACAGGTCATAAAACAACAAGCCTGAGAGTCTGACAGCCCTGCTAGTGGTCTGTGTAAGAGGCCAAGGTGTTTGGAGGCCTGTGTCATTAATAAAGGGGCTAAATACGAAATTATGCAAATACCATTCTTGCCTTACACCATAGTGAACATACTATGACATAATGAAGCTTAGCTGTGCACTTCTACAGTAAATCTATAATTTTTGGCACCATGGGTATATTATAGTTTAAGCACTGCTTCTCATACAGACTGTATCTAGGTACAGTCCAGAGTAAGCTCTTAGTTACAGCTAGTTAGTTTTAGTCTAACTGAAGACTGAAATTGGTTGCACCCCTACTTAATGAATGTCTTAAAGGCTTCAGAATAAATTGGAAAATCGGTTACTAACAGCAGTGTCCAATAGAAAAGCATCAAACATGCAAACAGGGAAGTCTTTGCAGCATCACAAACTGGAGAACACCAAGAATAAACGTTAATGGCCGTTAACTAATATCACATTCAGCTCCAGTTAACTGCCTCTTTGTGCGAATTAACTGTATTTATTAACAATTTGTTGCTCAAGTCATGTAATGCTAGGCTCAGCTTGTGTGACAGGGAAATCATGAGAGCTCCACCTGCTTAGGGGTAGATAGAAATATTTAGTCACAAGATACTCAGTTCAATGTCATCATGTCTAGTTTGTGTGGTGCAACTCTTTTGATTTCATAGTGTGTCAACTTGCACAGACACTTAAGTTACAACCAGCTTCAAATTGTGAAAAATTCCTCAGTGAACTGACATGaaacatgatgcaagaaatGCTCTCTGAACATTTCACAGAGTGATTCTCGGAATTTGGCGCTTTCtgatgttttaaagttaagcgcaGGAGAAAGTTATTAAACaagtttaaaatgaatgaaaatccttGGGTGCACCCGGTCAGCTCCAGAATTACAACCAAAGTCAGTGAGGTGAGTTAGTGTGAGAGATGAGGCCTGGAGTTGCAAGGGTTTGTTTGCTGGCACCCACGAGTGAGTCTGTGCCCCACTCGGGCCACCCCTCTCTAAAAAGTCTGGACACGCCCCTGCTGGTCACTGTGCTCTAAAGCAACATGATGCAGTTTATCACTGTGCCCTCTATTTCATTACAGGACATACATGTCATACTCATCACTATGGActgtgggagagaggaggtTGTACCAGCATTAACAAGAAAACTATTATTATTCTGTTCATGACACCAGACCCTTGATATACTTTATATATCATACATATGTCTAACTTTATATATACTCTATATTTTGCTGAAGCTCACTCAGTTTTCAGAATCAGTGTGCCTGGTTGTAATGGAGAAATTAGAATGAGTAGAGGTTAGTACTGCTTGTGGACTGAAATGGTTTTGATattctgtgctttgttttgatgAGGTCTGTCATTGTAATGAGGAATTTGTCTTGCCACCTGTGATTTTTGTCATGTGACTTCATCATGTGACCAAGTCACATGTAATTGTAGCATATAGGTCCTTTCCCTTGGTGTGATAGCCATGCACTGAACTGCAGCTGTGGCTGGGTATTTATTGGCCTAAGCACCTACAAAGACTTagaatttaaagatttaaagaaGCAGTGAGTAGTTCCTGATACTTCTTTGCATTTACTGTATAGAATAATGAGTTACAGCCCATAATTGTCAGTAATGTACACTATTCATATCTTCCTACCTATTTTGGTGTCCTGTCCAAATATGAGTGAGGACATGAGGTTTCCCCAGACTGCAGAAGACTgtaagatgaagaagaagatgcCGAAGTACAGGTTGATGACGTCAGAGCCCTTCTTGCCCTCGTTGGCAGCCTGGATGTTCCCAGAGATGGTCAGGTAGGTGCATTTAGctgaccagagaggagagccgCCCAAGCCCAGGATCACCGAGGTCGGGATGAGCGTGTACCTGTGTGAGAGATCACAAGTAAATTCTATGAGCCtccccagctggcattttaacatttattcaacactgagtCAACATCATAACCcatgggtgaatcaatgttgaatttggttttgattttgcaaacccaatcaacgttgatattgtgatgttgtttcaatgtcttacatttcaacatgagtgaactaatgttgaaggcCCA
The genomic region above belongs to Myripristis murdjan chromosome 24, fMyrMur1.1, whole genome shotgun sequence and contains:
- the unc93a gene encoding protein unc-93 homolog A; its protein translation is MFNRNFKNVLVVSIGFLSLFTAYGGLQSLQSSLNAEEGMGVASLSVIYASIIISSMFLPPIMIKNLGCKWTIVVSMACYVSYSFGNLYPGWYTLIPTSVILGLGGSPLWSAKCTYLTISGNIQAANEGKKGSDVINLYFGIFFFILQSSAVWGNLMSSLIFGQDTKIANITEEQLQFCGVGACDVVINGTSSSRPDEKLVWTLVGCYIGVGVLAMIIVAVFLDNIDREQTSQFRGNREPFCHTFLATFRLLKDWRLLTLIPLTMYSGFEQSFLSGEYTKNYVTCALGIHYVGFVMMCFGATNSVCSFLFGRLAQYTGRAALFFLAAITNFSCILALLFWKPHPDQIAVIFVFPALWGMADAIWQTQTNALYGILFPRAKEAAFANYRMWESLGFVIAFAYSTFICLEIKLYILLSVLLLTAVTYPIVEYREYKNPTPPIEQGTYNKYKETTQKDEMRVIAQTRL